One genomic region from Spirosoma sp. KCTC 42546 encodes:
- a CDS encoding NADP oxidoreductase, with protein MKPTIAIIGLGNSGTELAIRLVDGPYRLLLFDQDLVNAQTLASQLLQSTPLADVEAINCQVNASWEADIIVLSAPESSMNAVSDRIREVATCKIAICLTTFLNDDDSGHLDPARIHMGEELQQKLPNSKVVNLVIMGEERTDAFLISTHQEALATVSTLVQKAGWNPVVVEDWSVDNPKFL; from the coding sequence ATGAAGCCAACAATCGCCATTATCGGTTTAGGAAATTCGGGTACTGAGCTGGCCATCCGACTGGTCGATGGCCCCTATCGGCTGCTGCTATTTGACCAGGACTTAGTCAACGCCCAGACCCTGGCCAGCCAGCTTTTGCAATCGACGCCCCTGGCCGATGTGGAAGCCATCAACTGCCAGGTGAATGCGTCCTGGGAGGCCGATATTATTGTGCTATCCGCCCCCGAATCATCAATGAACGCAGTTTCCGACCGAATTCGGGAAGTAGCTACCTGCAAAATTGCAATCTGCCTTACCACCTTTCTGAATGATGATGACAGTGGCCATTTGGACCCTGCAAGGATTCATATGGGCGAGGAATTGCAGCAAAAACTCCCAAATTCTAAAGTGGTTAACTTAGTCATCATGGGCGAAGAAAGGACCGATGCATTTCTCATCAGTACGCACCAGGAAGCCTTGGCTACAGTTTCAACGCTGGTGCAGAAAGCAGGCTGGAACCCAGTTGTTGTTGAAGACTGGTCGGTAGATAATCCAAAATTTCTTTGA
- the ygiD gene encoding 4,5-DOPA dioxygenase extradiol — protein MNTLSAFKKFTDDLEQKGPLMPVLFVGHGSPMNGIEDNEFSRRWTSMAKEIPTPTAVLVVSAHWFTRGTKITAMDFPETIHDFGGFPKALFDVQYPAPGNPALAKETAALLHSAHVELAHDWGLDHGTWTIIRHMYPDANIPVLQLSIDYTKGPQYHYDLARELHALRSKGVLIIGSGNMVHNLRMVAWDKMDVPNFGFDWAKSLNDKFKQLISDGDTKPLINYNSLGRDAALAIPTPEHYLPLLYSLGLQSAKDPVSFFNDRAVAGSLTMTSVKIG, from the coding sequence ATGAACACCTTATCTGCCTTTAAAAAATTTACCGACGATCTGGAGCAAAAAGGTCCGCTTATGCCAGTTCTATTTGTTGGACACGGATCGCCCATGAACGGTATTGAAGATAACGAGTTCAGTCGTCGCTGGACGAGTATGGCAAAGGAAATTCCCACGCCTACGGCCGTTCTGGTCGTTTCGGCGCACTGGTTTACCCGAGGAACGAAGATTACGGCGATGGATTTTCCAGAAACGATTCACGATTTTGGTGGATTCCCCAAAGCCTTGTTCGATGTACAATATCCGGCACCGGGCAATCCAGCTCTGGCCAAAGAAACAGCAGCGCTGCTCCACTCGGCTCATGTCGAATTAGCTCATGACTGGGGCCTGGATCATGGCACCTGGACGATTATCAGGCATATGTATCCAGATGCAAATATCCCCGTTTTACAACTGAGCATCGACTATACCAAAGGCCCCCAGTATCACTATGATCTGGCCCGCGAACTACATGCGTTACGGAGCAAAGGCGTACTGATTATCGGCAGTGGCAATATGGTACACAACCTTCGTATGGTGGCCTGGGACAAGATGGACGTGCCCAATTTCGGCTTCGATTGGGCGAAATCGCTCAACGATAAGTTCAAGCAGTTGATCAGTGATGGCGATACCAAACCGCTCATCAACTACAACAGCCTGGGTCGGGATGCGGCACTCGCCATTCCAACGCCGGAGCATTATTTACCGCTGTTATACAGCCTGGGTTTGCAAAGCGCCAAAGACCCGGTCTCGTTCTTCAATGACCGTGCCGTGGCGGGTTCGCTCACGATGACGTCGGTGAAGATTGGTTAA